The proteins below are encoded in one region of Rhododendron vialii isolate Sample 1 chromosome 7a, ASM3025357v1:
- the LOC131331804 gene encoding protein VASCULAR ASSOCIATED DEATH 1, chloroplastic isoform X3: MAVASADATKTETVQSVESSPSRRASDAASDSSSGGLSYNAADPPNSSPNYSREFEIQVSPKSEEYRNLFRLPPDEVLLQDFNCALQENFLLQGHMYVFSQHICFYSNLFGFETKKIIPFNEVTAVRRAKAAGIFPTAIEIIAGGRKYFFTSFLSRDEAFKLIWDGWCQYGNGSKECTDSLDSKSELNIEENGELGTEKAMGSKHLEYESDSSKRQRDIPVLEDPKLPLEGEDGIVSSLGVQDNVEEDAEPAVNNDSSSSRKSLAWVEENSDAPKVPDCFTKVAESKFPIRVEEFFNLFFSDDAVDFLESFHRSCGDKDFRCSSWYPHDNFGHARDTSFKHPIKLYLGAKFGSCQEVQKFRVYRNSHLVIETSQEVNDVPYGDYFRVEGLWDVERHGDGPAMSCIVRIYANVAFSKKTMWKGKIVQNTLDETRDAYAIWIKNAHELLKQKNLEKEESKRFCG; the protein is encoded by the exons ATGGCGGTGGCTTCAGCGGACGCTACGAAGACCGAAACCGTGCAATCGGTGGAATCATCGCCTTCCAGACGAGCCTCCGACGCGGCCTCTGACTCCTCGTCTGGTGGACTGTCATACAACGCCGCCGATCCGCCCAATTCCTCGCCCAACTATTCCAGAGAATTTGAAATTCAG GTTTCTCCGAAGAGTGAGGAGTATCGGAATCTTTTTCGTCTTCCGCCAGACGAA GTCCTTCTTCAAGATTTTAATTGTGCTTTGCAAGAGAATTTTCTTCTTCAG GGGCATATGTACGTGTTTAGCCAACATATTTGCTTTTATTCCAATCTCTTTGGATTCGAGACAAAG AAAATAATCCCATTCAATGAAGTCACAGCTGTACGAAGAGCAAAGGCTGCAGGAATATTTCCTACTGCCATTGAAATTATTGCTGGAGGAAGGAAG TATTTTTTTACATCTTTTCTCTCCCGTGATGAAGCCTTTAAGCTCATTTGGGATGGTTGGTGTCAATATGGTAATGGAAGTAAAGAATGCACTGATTCACTG GATTCAAAGTCGGAGCTCAACATTGAAGAGAATGGAGAACTTGGGACTGAAAAGGCCATGGGCTCCAAACATTTGGAGTATGAGTCAGATTCCAGTAAAAG GCAAAGAGACATCCCTGTACTTGAAGATCCTAAACTTCCACTAGAAGGTGAAGATGGAATTGTATCATCTTTAGGCGTGCAAGATAATGTAGAAGAGGATGCAGAACCGGCTGTAAATAATGATTCTTCTTCCTCTCGAAAGAGTTTGGCATGGGTTGAGGAAAACTCTGATGCTCCTAAAG TACCTGATTGTTTTACGAAGGTGGCAGAATCGAAGTTTCCG ATCAGGGTAGAGGAgttttttaatctatttttttcgGATGACGCGGTTGATTTCCTGGAATCCTTTCATAGATCATGTGGAGATAAAG ATTTTAGGTGCAGCTCATGGTACCCTCACGACAACTTTGGGCATGCTCGTGATACGTCATTTAAACATCCAATTAAACTTTACCTTG GTGCAAAGTTTGGCAGCTGCCAGGAGGTTCAGAAATTTCGAGTTTATAGAAACAG TCATTTGGTTATTGAAACTTCACAAGAAGTCAATGATGTACCGTATGGCGATTACTTCCGCGTTGAG GGGCTTTGGGATGTTGAGAGACATGGTGATGGCCCAGCAATGAGCTGCATTGTGAGGATATATGCGAATGTGGCATTTTCCAAGAAAACCATGTGGAAAG GGAAGATAGTGCAGAATACGTTGGATGAGACTCGAGATGCTTATGCCATTTGGATTAAAAAT GCACATGAACTGTTGAAACAAAAGAACCTTGAGAAGGAAGAAAGTAA GAGGTTCTGTGGCTGA
- the LOC131331804 gene encoding protein VASCULAR ASSOCIATED DEATH 1, chloroplastic isoform X2 encodes MAVASADATKTETVQSVESSPSRRASDAASDSSSGGLSYNAADPPNSSPNYSREFEIQVSPKSEEYRNLFRLPPDEVLLQDFNCALQENFLLQGHMYVFSQHICFYSNLFGFETKKIIPFNEVTAVRRAKAAGIFPTAIEIIAGGRKYFFTSFLSRDEAFKLIWDGWCQYGNGSKECTDSLDSKSELNIEENGELGTEKAMGSKHLEYESDSSKRQRDIPVLEDPKLPLEGEDGIVSSLGVQDNVEEDAEPAVNNDSSSSRKSLAWVEENSDAPKVPDCFTKVAESKFPIRVEEFFNLFFSDDAVDFLESFHRSCGDKDFRCSSWYPHDNFGHARDTSFKHPIKLYLGAKFGSCQEVQKFRVYRNSHLVIETSQEVNDVPYGDYFRVEGLWDVERHGDGPAMSCIVRIYANVAFSKKTMWKGKIVQNTLDETRDAYAIWIKNAHELLKQKNLEKEESNASLLYAFSP; translated from the exons ATGGCGGTGGCTTCAGCGGACGCTACGAAGACCGAAACCGTGCAATCGGTGGAATCATCGCCTTCCAGACGAGCCTCCGACGCGGCCTCTGACTCCTCGTCTGGTGGACTGTCATACAACGCCGCCGATCCGCCCAATTCCTCGCCCAACTATTCCAGAGAATTTGAAATTCAG GTTTCTCCGAAGAGTGAGGAGTATCGGAATCTTTTTCGTCTTCCGCCAGACGAA GTCCTTCTTCAAGATTTTAATTGTGCTTTGCAAGAGAATTTTCTTCTTCAG GGGCATATGTACGTGTTTAGCCAACATATTTGCTTTTATTCCAATCTCTTTGGATTCGAGACAAAG AAAATAATCCCATTCAATGAAGTCACAGCTGTACGAAGAGCAAAGGCTGCAGGAATATTTCCTACTGCCATTGAAATTATTGCTGGAGGAAGGAAG TATTTTTTTACATCTTTTCTCTCCCGTGATGAAGCCTTTAAGCTCATTTGGGATGGTTGGTGTCAATATGGTAATGGAAGTAAAGAATGCACTGATTCACTG GATTCAAAGTCGGAGCTCAACATTGAAGAGAATGGAGAACTTGGGACTGAAAAGGCCATGGGCTCCAAACATTTGGAGTATGAGTCAGATTCCAGTAAAAG GCAAAGAGACATCCCTGTACTTGAAGATCCTAAACTTCCACTAGAAGGTGAAGATGGAATTGTATCATCTTTAGGCGTGCAAGATAATGTAGAAGAGGATGCAGAACCGGCTGTAAATAATGATTCTTCTTCCTCTCGAAAGAGTTTGGCATGGGTTGAGGAAAACTCTGATGCTCCTAAAG TACCTGATTGTTTTACGAAGGTGGCAGAATCGAAGTTTCCG ATCAGGGTAGAGGAgttttttaatctatttttttcgGATGACGCGGTTGATTTCCTGGAATCCTTTCATAGATCATGTGGAGATAAAG ATTTTAGGTGCAGCTCATGGTACCCTCACGACAACTTTGGGCATGCTCGTGATACGTCATTTAAACATCCAATTAAACTTTACCTTG GTGCAAAGTTTGGCAGCTGCCAGGAGGTTCAGAAATTTCGAGTTTATAGAAACAG TCATTTGGTTATTGAAACTTCACAAGAAGTCAATGATGTACCGTATGGCGATTACTTCCGCGTTGAG GGGCTTTGGGATGTTGAGAGACATGGTGATGGCCCAGCAATGAGCTGCATTGTGAGGATATATGCGAATGTGGCATTTTCCAAGAAAACCATGTGGAAAG GGAAGATAGTGCAGAATACGTTGGATGAGACTCGAGATGCTTATGCCATTTGGATTAAAAAT GCACATGAACTGTTGAAACAAAAGAACCTTGAGAAGGAAGAAAGTAA TGCTTCTCTTCTTTATGCTTTTTCCCCATAA
- the LOC131331804 gene encoding protein VASCULAR ASSOCIATED DEATH 1, chloroplastic isoform X1, which yields MAVASADATKTETVQSVESSPSRRASDAASDSSSGGLSYNAADPPNSSPNYSREFEIQVSPKSEEYRNLFRLPPDEVLLQDFNCALQENFLLQGHMYVFSQHICFYSNLFGFETKKIIPFNEVTAVRRAKAAGIFPTAIEIIAGGRKYFFTSFLSRDEAFKLIWDGWCQYGNGSKECTDSLDSKSELNIEENGELGTEKAMGSKHLEYESDSSKRQRDIPVLEDPKLPLEGEDGIVSSLGVQDNVEEDAEPAVNNDSSSSRKSLAWVEENSDAPKVPDCFTKVAESKFPIRVEEFFNLFFSDDAVDFLESFHRSCGDKDFRCSSWYPHDNFGHARDTSFKHPIKLYLGAKFGSCQEVQKFRVYRNSHLVIETSQEVNDVPYGDYFRVEGLWDVERHGDGPAMSCIVRIYANVAFSKKTMWKGKIVQNTLDETRDAYAIWIKNAHELLKQKNLEKEERGSVADFIIKGQVHEDGEAETVAVRSQGTSEVRMPQISLDSVDEKERVGDPLRVTLNVVTSVASLFREAVVNFSSSLKSQSQVTVLLVMAFAVILLLMQLSIVVLLTRPQQIQLITQADYTGASSGVIAQTPETMMAWLEKRIHHLKDEMLTIETLLEKMQHEHTFLKAQLNDLEHFRKQRR from the exons ATGGCGGTGGCTTCAGCGGACGCTACGAAGACCGAAACCGTGCAATCGGTGGAATCATCGCCTTCCAGACGAGCCTCCGACGCGGCCTCTGACTCCTCGTCTGGTGGACTGTCATACAACGCCGCCGATCCGCCCAATTCCTCGCCCAACTATTCCAGAGAATTTGAAATTCAG GTTTCTCCGAAGAGTGAGGAGTATCGGAATCTTTTTCGTCTTCCGCCAGACGAA GTCCTTCTTCAAGATTTTAATTGTGCTTTGCAAGAGAATTTTCTTCTTCAG GGGCATATGTACGTGTTTAGCCAACATATTTGCTTTTATTCCAATCTCTTTGGATTCGAGACAAAG AAAATAATCCCATTCAATGAAGTCACAGCTGTACGAAGAGCAAAGGCTGCAGGAATATTTCCTACTGCCATTGAAATTATTGCTGGAGGAAGGAAG TATTTTTTTACATCTTTTCTCTCCCGTGATGAAGCCTTTAAGCTCATTTGGGATGGTTGGTGTCAATATGGTAATGGAAGTAAAGAATGCACTGATTCACTG GATTCAAAGTCGGAGCTCAACATTGAAGAGAATGGAGAACTTGGGACTGAAAAGGCCATGGGCTCCAAACATTTGGAGTATGAGTCAGATTCCAGTAAAAG GCAAAGAGACATCCCTGTACTTGAAGATCCTAAACTTCCACTAGAAGGTGAAGATGGAATTGTATCATCTTTAGGCGTGCAAGATAATGTAGAAGAGGATGCAGAACCGGCTGTAAATAATGATTCTTCTTCCTCTCGAAAGAGTTTGGCATGGGTTGAGGAAAACTCTGATGCTCCTAAAG TACCTGATTGTTTTACGAAGGTGGCAGAATCGAAGTTTCCG ATCAGGGTAGAGGAgttttttaatctatttttttcgGATGACGCGGTTGATTTCCTGGAATCCTTTCATAGATCATGTGGAGATAAAG ATTTTAGGTGCAGCTCATGGTACCCTCACGACAACTTTGGGCATGCTCGTGATACGTCATTTAAACATCCAATTAAACTTTACCTTG GTGCAAAGTTTGGCAGCTGCCAGGAGGTTCAGAAATTTCGAGTTTATAGAAACAG TCATTTGGTTATTGAAACTTCACAAGAAGTCAATGATGTACCGTATGGCGATTACTTCCGCGTTGAG GGGCTTTGGGATGTTGAGAGACATGGTGATGGCCCAGCAATGAGCTGCATTGTGAGGATATATGCGAATGTGGCATTTTCCAAGAAAACCATGTGGAAAG GGAAGATAGTGCAGAATACGTTGGATGAGACTCGAGATGCTTATGCCATTTGGATTAAAAAT GCACATGAACTGTTGAAACAAAAGAACCTTGAGAAGGAAGAAA GAGGTTCTGTGGCTGACTTCATTATTAAGGGTCAAGTTCATGAAGACGGGGAAGCAGAAACTGTGGCAGTACGGTCACAGGGGACAAGTGAAGTAAGAATGCCACAGATATCATTAGACTCCGTTGATGAGAAGGAACGAGTCGGTGATCCCTTGCGAGTGACTTTAAATGTTGTTACTTCGGTTGCATCTTTATTTAGAGAAGCTGTGGTGAATTTCTCTAGTTCTTTGAAATCTCAAAGCCAAGTTACAGTCCTCCTAGTGATGGCGTTTGCTGTAATTCTTCTTCTGATGCAG CTAAGCATAGTCGTGCTATTAACTAGACCTCAACAGATCCAGTTGATAACTCAAGCAGATTATACTGGTGCCAGCAGTGGTGTAATTGCACAAACACCTGAAACGATGATGGCTTGGCTGGAGAAGCGGATTCACCATCTAAAGGATGAGATGCTCACGATTGAGACTCTTCTAGAAAAGATGCAGCACGAGCACACTTTTTTGAAAGCGCAATTGAACGATCTAGAGCACTTTAGAAAGCAGCGAAGATGA